A genomic window from Vanessa atalanta chromosome 7, ilVanAtal1.2, whole genome shotgun sequence includes:
- the LOC125065264 gene encoding protein FAM76A isoform X3, whose protein sequence is MSSATSTALFACSRCFSRHPFEELSPGEQLCKECRGSFPVVKCTYCRSEFQQTSKSNTSSICKKCEANVKAYGKPTACEYCNIIAAFIGNKCQRCANSERKYGPAVTCEQCKQRCAFDRHDDNKKCFQVDGKLLCWLCTQSLKRALARTKQHLSAIDKHKHRSHKSKSSHKDKRKSDMMKSMNSGDLSLSDSQPMEKKSKLNPLQGELDPNSSDHVVAMTQLKETIASLQKKVQQKDNELLSKDKLITELKAQHHNDTTDLRNEMKNKERLNETKFNLMNSKIQNLLKEVATLSKSAKKNNKFTKSALANTENSGSGTDSPSTN, encoded by the exons ATGAGTTCTGCAACTTCAACTGCTCTATTTGCTTGTTCTCGTTGTTTCTCAAGACATCCATTTGAAGAATTATCTCCTGGAGAACAACTTTGCAAG GAATGTCGTGGCTCTTTCCCGGTCGTCAAGTGTACGTATTGCCGTTCTGAGTTTCAACAAACAAG TAAATCAAATACTTcttcaatttgtaaaaaatgtgaGGCTAATGTTAAAGCTTATGGCAAACCGACAGCATGTGAATATTGCAACATTATAGCTGCTTTTATAG GCAATAAATGCCAGCGATGTGCTAATTCGGAACGCAAGTATGGACCTGCTGTTACTTGTGAGCAGTGCAAACAGCGATGTGCTTTTGATCGACATGATGATAACAAAAAG tgCTTCCAGGTTGATGGCAAGTTGCTGTGCTGGTTGTGTACCCAGTCATTGAAGAGGGCTTTGGCTCGAACCAAGCAACATCTATCTGCTATTGATAAACATAAGCATCGCTCACACaa GTCGAAAAGCAGTCACAAAGATAAACGTAAATCCGACATGATGAAATCAATGAACTCTGGTGATCTCTCTCTTAGTGATTCGCAGCCCATGGAAAAGAAGTCAAAGCTAAATCCACTGCAAg GTGAATTAGACCCTAACAGTTCCGACCATGTAGTTGCAATGACTCAACTAAAGGAAACAATTGCAAGTCTACAGAAGAAAGTACAACAGAAGGATAATGAGTTACTTTCCAAAGATAAACTG ATAACTGAATTGAAAGCACAGCATCACAATGATACGACAGATCTTcgtaatgaaatgaaaaataaagaacgattgaatgaaactaaatttaatcttatgaactctaaaattcaaaatttactcAAAGAAGTGGCAACACTAAGTAAAtctgctaaaaaaaataataaatttacaaagtcCGCTCTCGCAAATACCGAGAACAGCGGCAGTGGCACAGACAGCCCAAGCACCAATTAG
- the LOC125065264 gene encoding protein FAM76A isoform X1: protein MSSATSTALFACSRCFSRHPFEELSPGEQLCKECRGSFPVVKCTYCRSEFQQTSKSNTSSICKKCEANVKAYGKPTACEYCNIIAAFIGNKCQRCANSERKYGPAVTCEQCKQRCAFDRHDDNKKCFQVDGKLLCWLCTQSLKRALARTKQHLSAIDKHKHRSHKSKSSHKDKRKSDMMKSMNSGDLSLSDSQPMEKKSKLNPLQDMYCLLGELDPNSSDHVVAMTQLKETIASLQKKVQQKDNELLSKDKLITELKAQHHNDTTDLRNEMKNKERLNETKFNLMNSKIQNLLKEVATLSKSAKKNNKFTKSALANTENSGSGTDSPSTN from the exons ATGAGTTCTGCAACTTCAACTGCTCTATTTGCTTGTTCTCGTTGTTTCTCAAGACATCCATTTGAAGAATTATCTCCTGGAGAACAACTTTGCAAG GAATGTCGTGGCTCTTTCCCGGTCGTCAAGTGTACGTATTGCCGTTCTGAGTTTCAACAAACAAG TAAATCAAATACTTcttcaatttgtaaaaaatgtgaGGCTAATGTTAAAGCTTATGGCAAACCGACAGCATGTGAATATTGCAACATTATAGCTGCTTTTATAG GCAATAAATGCCAGCGATGTGCTAATTCGGAACGCAAGTATGGACCTGCTGTTACTTGTGAGCAGTGCAAACAGCGATGTGCTTTTGATCGACATGATGATAACAAAAAG tgCTTCCAGGTTGATGGCAAGTTGCTGTGCTGGTTGTGTACCCAGTCATTGAAGAGGGCTTTGGCTCGAACCAAGCAACATCTATCTGCTATTGATAAACATAAGCATCGCTCACACaa GTCGAAAAGCAGTCACAAAGATAAACGTAAATCCGACATGATGAAATCAATGAACTCTGGTGATCTCTCTCTTAGTGATTCGCAGCCCATGGAAAAGAAGTCAAAGCTAAATCCACTGCAAg ATATGTACTGTTTGTTAGGTGAATTAGACCCTAACAGTTCCGACCATGTAGTTGCAATGACTCAACTAAAGGAAACAATTGCAAGTCTACAGAAGAAAGTACAACAGAAGGATAATGAGTTACTTTCCAAAGATAAACTG ATAACTGAATTGAAAGCACAGCATCACAATGATACGACAGATCTTcgtaatgaaatgaaaaataaagaacgattgaatgaaactaaatttaatcttatgaactctaaaattcaaaatttactcAAAGAAGTGGCAACACTAAGTAAAtctgctaaaaaaaataataaatttacaaagtcCGCTCTCGCAAATACCGAGAACAGCGGCAGTGGCACAGACAGCCCAAGCACCAATTAG
- the LOC125065264 gene encoding protein FAM76A isoform X2: protein MSSATSTALFACSRCFSRHPFEELSPGEQLCKECRGSFPVVKCTYCRSEFQQTSKSNTSSICKKCEANVKAYGKPTACEYCNIIAAFIGNKCQRCANSERKYGPAVTCEQCKQRCAFDRHDDNKKVDGKLLCWLCTQSLKRALARTKQHLSAIDKHKHRSHKSKSSHKDKRKSDMMKSMNSGDLSLSDSQPMEKKSKLNPLQDMYCLLGELDPNSSDHVVAMTQLKETIASLQKKVQQKDNELLSKDKLITELKAQHHNDTTDLRNEMKNKERLNETKFNLMNSKIQNLLKEVATLSKSAKKNNKFTKSALANTENSGSGTDSPSTN from the exons ATGAGTTCTGCAACTTCAACTGCTCTATTTGCTTGTTCTCGTTGTTTCTCAAGACATCCATTTGAAGAATTATCTCCTGGAGAACAACTTTGCAAG GAATGTCGTGGCTCTTTCCCGGTCGTCAAGTGTACGTATTGCCGTTCTGAGTTTCAACAAACAAG TAAATCAAATACTTcttcaatttgtaaaaaatgtgaGGCTAATGTTAAAGCTTATGGCAAACCGACAGCATGTGAATATTGCAACATTATAGCTGCTTTTATAG GCAATAAATGCCAGCGATGTGCTAATTCGGAACGCAAGTATGGACCTGCTGTTACTTGTGAGCAGTGCAAACAGCGATGTGCTTTTGATCGACATGATGATAACAAAAAG GTTGATGGCAAGTTGCTGTGCTGGTTGTGTACCCAGTCATTGAAGAGGGCTTTGGCTCGAACCAAGCAACATCTATCTGCTATTGATAAACATAAGCATCGCTCACACaa GTCGAAAAGCAGTCACAAAGATAAACGTAAATCCGACATGATGAAATCAATGAACTCTGGTGATCTCTCTCTTAGTGATTCGCAGCCCATGGAAAAGAAGTCAAAGCTAAATCCACTGCAAg ATATGTACTGTTTGTTAGGTGAATTAGACCCTAACAGTTCCGACCATGTAGTTGCAATGACTCAACTAAAGGAAACAATTGCAAGTCTACAGAAGAAAGTACAACAGAAGGATAATGAGTTACTTTCCAAAGATAAACTG ATAACTGAATTGAAAGCACAGCATCACAATGATACGACAGATCTTcgtaatgaaatgaaaaataaagaacgattgaatgaaactaaatttaatcttatgaactctaaaattcaaaatttactcAAAGAAGTGGCAACACTAAGTAAAtctgctaaaaaaaataataaatttacaaagtcCGCTCTCGCAAATACCGAGAACAGCGGCAGTGGCACAGACAGCCCAAGCACCAATTAG
- the LOC125065264 gene encoding protein FAM76A isoform X4, whose amino-acid sequence MSSATSTALFACSRCFSRHPFEELSPGEQLCKECRGSFPVVKCTYCRSEFQQTSKSNTSSICKKCEANVKAYGKPTACEYCNIIAAFIGNKCQRCANSERKYGPAVTCEQCKQRCAFDRHDDNKKVDGKLLCWLCTQSLKRALARTKQHLSAIDKHKHRSHKSKSSHKDKRKSDMMKSMNSGDLSLSDSQPMEKKSKLNPLQGELDPNSSDHVVAMTQLKETIASLQKKVQQKDNELLSKDKLITELKAQHHNDTTDLRNEMKNKERLNETKFNLMNSKIQNLLKEVATLSKSAKKNNKFTKSALANTENSGSGTDSPSTN is encoded by the exons ATGAGTTCTGCAACTTCAACTGCTCTATTTGCTTGTTCTCGTTGTTTCTCAAGACATCCATTTGAAGAATTATCTCCTGGAGAACAACTTTGCAAG GAATGTCGTGGCTCTTTCCCGGTCGTCAAGTGTACGTATTGCCGTTCTGAGTTTCAACAAACAAG TAAATCAAATACTTcttcaatttgtaaaaaatgtgaGGCTAATGTTAAAGCTTATGGCAAACCGACAGCATGTGAATATTGCAACATTATAGCTGCTTTTATAG GCAATAAATGCCAGCGATGTGCTAATTCGGAACGCAAGTATGGACCTGCTGTTACTTGTGAGCAGTGCAAACAGCGATGTGCTTTTGATCGACATGATGATAACAAAAAG GTTGATGGCAAGTTGCTGTGCTGGTTGTGTACCCAGTCATTGAAGAGGGCTTTGGCTCGAACCAAGCAACATCTATCTGCTATTGATAAACATAAGCATCGCTCACACaa GTCGAAAAGCAGTCACAAAGATAAACGTAAATCCGACATGATGAAATCAATGAACTCTGGTGATCTCTCTCTTAGTGATTCGCAGCCCATGGAAAAGAAGTCAAAGCTAAATCCACTGCAAg GTGAATTAGACCCTAACAGTTCCGACCATGTAGTTGCAATGACTCAACTAAAGGAAACAATTGCAAGTCTACAGAAGAAAGTACAACAGAAGGATAATGAGTTACTTTCCAAAGATAAACTG ATAACTGAATTGAAAGCACAGCATCACAATGATACGACAGATCTTcgtaatgaaatgaaaaataaagaacgattgaatgaaactaaatttaatcttatgaactctaaaattcaaaatttactcAAAGAAGTGGCAACACTAAGTAAAtctgctaaaaaaaataataaatttacaaagtcCGCTCTCGCAAATACCGAGAACAGCGGCAGTGGCACAGACAGCCCAAGCACCAATTAG
- the LOC125065254 gene encoding venom allergen 5-like — protein MHVRAFIIIFLLRFVELKVLDLSCKEIRAFIDGHNSRRLSLAKGSVQKQPAASEMKYMIWDKELAAKASKWASTNQLSHNPDRTIASGRFTTGENIYMAGSTDLNWKINLDNALQSWFDEHKDYTYGPLKISDFNGSSKAIGHYTQMAWSDSIYVGCGVSENLKNGMKEYYVVCNYGPPGNYLGQTPYKASGSASGKLICSTKDCSRPYGDSCK, from the exons ATGCATGTCCgtgcatttataattatttttcttctacGCTTTGTTGAACTAAAGG tgTTAGATTTATCATGCAAAGAAATCCGTGCTTTTATCGACGGTCATAATTCACGTCGCCTCAGCTTAGCCAAGGGGAGTGTTCAAAAACAACCTGCAGCATCTGAGATGAAGTACATG ATTTGGGACAAGGAGTTGGCGGCAAAAGCATCCAAATGGGCATCGACTAATCAATTATCCCACAATCCTGACAGAACTATTG CGTCCGGAAGATTCACAACGGGAGAGAACATATATATGGCGGGTTCCACTGATCTCAATTGGAAAATTAATCTTGACAACGCATTACAATCTTGGTTCGATGAACACAAAGACTACACGTATGGACCCCTAAAAATATCTGATTTCAACGGTTCCAGCAAAGCTATAGGACATTATACAcag ATGGCGTGGTCTGATTCCATATACGTTGGATGTGGAGTTTCCGAAAATCTGAAAAACGGAATGAAAGAATATTATGTAGTCTGCAACTACGGTCCACC cgGAAATTATTTAGGTCAAACTCCATACAAAGCGTCTGGTAGTGCAAGTGGAAAACTGATTTGTTCTACTAAAGATTGCAGCCGCCCATACGGAGACAGctgtaaataa